One segment of Bombus pascuorum chromosome 6, iyBomPasc1.1, whole genome shotgun sequence DNA contains the following:
- the LOC132908300 gene encoding TBC1 domain family member 22B: protein MENQSHQGEAYQTYQSFWKKNTRAVPGRPSPKQDGKLGKIGSTTLMSGSSVNIISTSGGVISGSSGGSTSFQDFQESVDDAWDSGDDEFCTVSDVKISKRVSQSAAISVINSHRSGKTCIDSGTNVKSTHRVQEIIPEEKRAEALQRLAVQPLHLRNANLSMHSQVNNSQHSTEDVGVKYGASPQHKPTQFPGRPQPLRQTTAPTKFFVPSKEQDGESKIDKFQSLLEASVLNLDELRQLSWSGIPARLRSVTWRLLSEYLPANLERRQHVLERKRLDYWNLVKQYYDTERDEGFQDTYRQIHIDIPRMSPLISLFQQTTVQFIFERILYIWAIRHPASGYVQGMNDLVTPFFLVFLQEAVPVSAWQDLENYDVASLLKEQRDIIEADSFWCLSKFLDGIQDNYIFAQLGIQHKVNQLKELIQRIDVPLHQHLHQHGVDYLQFSFRWMNNLLTREIPLHCTIRLWDTYLAESDRFASFQLYVCAAFLLRWRRHLLLQPDFQGLMLMLQNLPTQNWTDSEIGILVAEAYKLKFTFADAPNHLQAHDTR, encoded by the exons atggaaaatcAGAGTCACCAAGGCGAAGCTTATCAAACGTATCAATCTTTTTGGAAAAAGAATACTCGTGCTGTTCCAGGCAG ACCAAGTCCCAAACAAGATGGTAAGCTTGGTAAAATAGGTAGTACTACACTGATGTCTGGCAGTTcagttaatataatatctacAAGTGGCGGAGTTATATCAGGAAGTAGTGGAGGCTCTACATCATTTCAAGATTTTCAAGAGAGTGTAGATGATGCTTGGGATTCGGGAGATGATGAGTTTTGCACAGTCTcagatgtaaaaatatcaaaacgaGTTAGCCAGTCTGCTGCTATCAGTGTCATTAATAGTCATAGGTCAGGAAAAACATGCATAGATTCAGGAACAAATGTAAAATCTACGCATCGCGTTCAAGAAATTATTCCGGAGGAGAAACGGGCGGAAGCTCTCCAAAGATTAGCTGTGCAACCGTTGCATTTGCGAAATGCTAATTTGTCTATGCATTCTCAAGTGAATAACAGTCAACATTCCACAGAAGATGTGGGTGTAAAGTACGGTGCTTCCCCGCAACATAAACCAACGCAATTCCCAGGCAGGCCGCAACCGCTAAGACAAACAACCGCGCCTACTAAATTTTTTGTACCTTCTAAAGAACAAG ATGGGGAAagtaaaatagataaatttcaGTCCCTTCTGGAAGCTTCTGTATTAAACTTAGACGAACTGAGGCAGTTGTCGTGGTCGGGTATACCTGCAAGACTGCGTTCTGTTACATGGAGGTTATTGTCT GAGTATTTACCAGCTAATTTAGAGCGAAGACAACACGTATTAGAACGAAAACGATTGGATTATTGGAATTTAGTGAAACAGTATTACGATACTGAAAGAGATGAAGGATTCCAAGATACATATCGTCAAATACACATTGATATTCCAAGAATGTCACCGCTTATTTCGTTGTTTCAACAAACAACAGTGCAATTTATCTTTGAAAGAATACTCTATATTTGGGCGATTAGACATCCCGCCTCTGGTTATGTTCAA GGAATGAATGATCTAGTGACACCTTTCTTCCTCGTGTTCTTACAAGAAGCAGTGCCTGTGTCAGCATGGcaagatttagaaaattatgatGTTGCATCATTACTAAAAGAACAACGAGATATTATAGAAGCAGATAGCTTTTGGTGTTTGTCCAAGTTTCTCGATGGTATTCAAGATAATTATATCTTTGCTCAATTAGGCATTCAGCACAAAGTAAATCAATTGAAAGAACTGATACAAAGAATCGATG TACCTTTACATCAGCATCTACACCAACATGGCGTGGATTATTTACAGTTTTCTTTCCGATGGATGAATAATCTATTAACAAGAGAAATCCCTTTACATTGTACCATTCGACTATGGGACACTTATTTAGCAGAATCTGATCGATTTGCTTCATTTCAACTTTATGTATGCGCcgcgtttcttcttcgttggAGACGTCATCTTTTATTGCAGCCTGATTTTCAA GGACTAATGTTAATGCTACAAAACCTGCCTACTCAAAATTGGACAGATTCGGAAATAGGAATATTGGTAGCAGAAgcatacaaattaaaattcacatTTGCAGATGCTCCCAATCACTTGCAAGCTCACGATACCAGGTGA
- the LOC132908298 gene encoding tetratricopeptide repeat protein 39B-like — protein sequence MSDIEEDEFQDAQESLPQPTSMDLDTAIMEAKKAIHYFFNNDFEEARKIMEPWAGSSMYHSLGTSIFAFLEAILTSEQKCIEKAVGAVKQCMTVCLKQRKHVTLTQNIGKMVKKTNYDAYTIEEVHAELCYAESLFLKSMLTFVEDETLVSFVKAGLKIRTCFLSYKECLSILNNRKWENNAHKIHFESGVRTGIGAFNLMISLLPAKIIKLLEFIGFSGDKEYGLSELEAGYGERRGLRHVLCAMFLLSYNLIISFVLSHTDGDLYWCEKVLEEELSLYPNGIWFLFFKGRLELTRGNFEKSLEWYTKSWKSQDLWPHFHHICFWELMWAHCSLQQWDEAATFADALAKESHWSRTIYLYQRAAILMMRKPAVQSEEKQMIDTLMMQASTYKQRIAGKSLPMEKFIVKKTERYFAQKKNLVLPIFELMYVWNLFRIVGKRQDLTLNMFKVIEEAEKELAKASKTEYHTDNEALLLLLKGACLRQMKHPLLAENCLKRVLELDKSIKEDTYLLPYATVELALLAQDQGNIQLAIGYLEDVKKTFAGYLLESRLQFRIHSDLMKLTGRKAEDILV from the exons atgTCAGACATCGAAGAAGATGAG TTTCAAGATGCTCAAGAATCTTTACCACA GCCTACTTCTATGGATTTGGATACAGCAATAATGGAGGCAAAAAAAGCGATAcactatttttttaataatgattTTGAAGAAGCAAGAAAGATTATGGAGCCCTGGGCAGGCAGTAGCATGTATCATTCTTTAGGAACAAGCATATTTGCATTCCTCGAGGCTATTCTTACATCTGAACAA AAATGCATTGAAAAGGCGGTTGGAGCTGTAAAACAATGCATGACTGTGTGCTTGAAACAACGTAAACATGTTACACTAACACAAAATATTGGCAAAATGGTGAAGAAGACTAACTACGATGCTTATACAATTG AGGAAGTGCATGCGGAACTCTGTTATGCCGAGTCactttttttaaaatcgaTGCTCACGTTTGTGGAGGACGAGACTTTGGTCAGCTTTGTTAAAGCTGGATTGAAAATTCGTACCTGCTTTCTGTCGTATAA AGAAtgtttatcaattttaaataatcgtaaatgggAAAATAATGCTCATAAGATACATTTTGAGAGCGGTGTCCGCACTGGTATTGGTGCATTTAATttg ATGATTTCCCTATTACCAGCGAAAATTATCAAACTGTTAGAGTTCATTGGATTTTCGGGTGATAAG GAATATGGTTTGTCAGAATTAGAAGCAGGATACGGAGAAAGGAGAGGATTAAGGCACGTGTTGTGCGCCatgtttcttttatcttacaatttaataatatcatttGTTCTGAGTCATACAGACGGTGATCTATACTGGTGTGAAAAAGTTTTGGAAGAAGAACTGAGTCTTTATCCAAACGGTAtatggtttttgttttttaaaggCAGACTAGAACTAACGAGAGGAAATTTTGAGAAATCTTTAGAATGGTATACAAAGTCTTGGAAAAGTCAAGATCTATGGCCTCACTTTCATCATATTTGTTTCTGGGAATTAATGTGGGCACATTGTTCGCTGCAGCAATGGGATGAAGCTGCAACGTTTGCAGATGCTTTAGCCAAAGAATCACATTGGTCacgtacaatttatttgtatcaaaGAGCTGCGATACTTATGATGCGGAAACCAGCGGTACAAAGCGAAGAGAAGCAAATGATAGATACTCTAATGATGCAAGCGTCTACCTATAAACAACGTATTGCAGGGAAGTCATTACCAATGGaaaaatttatagtaaaaaaaaCTGAACGGTACTTTGCTCAAAAAAAAAACCTGGTCCTTCCTATATTTGAACTTATGTATGTGTGGAATTTGTTTCGCATAGTGGGCAAACGACAAGACTTGACGCTAAACATGTTTAAAGTAATCGAAGAAGCTGAAAAGGAACTTGCGAAAGCTTC GAAAACAGAATATCACACAGATAATGAAGCACTCTTATTGCTTCTAAAGGGTGCTTGCTTACGACAAATGAAACATCCTTTGTTAgctgaaaattgtttaaaacgCGTTCTCGAGTTGGACAAATCGATCAAAGAGGATACCTATTTACTTCCTTATGCGACAGTAGAATTAGCTTTGCTGGCACAAGATCAAGGAAATATTCAACTCGCTATTGGATATTTAGAGGACGTCAA AAAAACATTCGCTGGATATCTGTTGGAATCCAGATTACAGTTTAGAATCCATTCcgatttaatgaaattgacTGGAAGGAAGGCCGAAGATATTTTAGTATAA